The following proteins come from a genomic window of Trifolium pratense cultivar HEN17-A07 linkage group LG4, ARS_RC_1.1, whole genome shotgun sequence:
- the LOC123921900 gene encoding uncharacterized protein LOC123921900, with translation MLGRSAFSRPGGFRPENLGQNTMAMIGNVCFSVFVIGVLVFTIMAATYEPEDPLFHPSTKMSTFLTSKSNATFKSDNSVVKTGEDFMATNESVFGSIINMTDVDNSVSSESNEAEIKTHCEGNSGPIDCRDPEVFHLMMRATIEKFKDIHFYKFGKPVRGSNDSTCDMAWRFRPKDGKAAAFYKDYRRFEIERYENCTLSVVSIGEYHTGMNARKRKKYQKAGLEKASSSLDQVSALPVVGEFVNDSLPVVESENSFSQGKYLVYVGGGDRCKSMNHFLWSFLCALGEAQYLNRTLVMDLSICLSSIYTSSKQDEEGKDFRFYFDFEHLREAASVLDKDQFWADWSKWQQKDGMNLHLVEDFRVTPTSLLEVKDSLIMRKFGSVEPDNYWYRVCEGETESVVQRPWHLLWKSRRLMDIVSAIASKLNWDYDSVHVVRGEKARNRELWPNLDAHTSPDALLSTLRDKVDEGRNLYIATNEPDTSFFDPLKDKYTTHFLDEYKELWDETSEWYSETTKLNSGVPVEFDGYMRISIDTEVFLRGKKQLETFNDLTSDCKDGINTCNVAQN, from the coding sequence ATGTTGGGTCGGTCTGCATTTTCTAGACCAGGAGGTTTCAGACCAGAGAATTTAGGTCAGAATACTATGGCCATGATTGGGAATGTTTGTTTCTCAGTTTTTGTTATTGGTGTTTTAGTGTTTACTATTATGGCTGCTACTTATGAACCTGAGGATCCTTTATTTCATCCTTCAACAAAGATGTCAACATTCCTCACTTCTAAATCAAATGCTACTTTTAAGTCTGATAATAGTGTTGTTAAAACTGGTGAAGATTTTATGGCTACCAATGAGTCTGTATTTGGTTCAATTATTAACATGACTGATGTTGATAATTCGGTTAGCAGTGAATCGAATGAGGCTGAGATTAAGACTCACTGTGAGGGAAATTCGGGTCCTATTGATTGTAGGGACCCTGAGGTTTTTCATTTGATGATGAGGGCTACTATTGAGAAGTTTAAGgatattcatttttataaattcgGGAAACCTGTTCGTGGTTCGAATGATAGTACTTGTGATATGGCGTGGCGGTTTAGGCCGAAAGATGGGAAGGCTGCTGCGTTTTATAAGGATTATAGGAGATTTGAGATTGAACGGTACGAGAATTGTACGCTTAGTGTTGTTAGCATTGGAGAATACCATACCGGTATGAATGCAAGGAAAAGGAAGAAGTATCAGAAGGCTGGACTAGAGAAGGCATCGTCGAGCCTGGATCAGGTGAGTGCGTTGCCAGTTGTTGGAGAATTTGTTAATGACAGCCTCCCTGTAGTTGAGTCGGAAAATTCGTTTAGTCAAGGTAAATACTTGGTTTATGTGGGAGGTGGAGATAGGTGTAAGAGCATGAATCATTTCTTGTGGAGTTTCTTGTGTGCTCTAGGGGAAGCTCAGTATCTAAACCGAACATTGGTAATGGATTTGAGCATATGTCTGTCTTCGATTTACACTTCATCGAAGCAGGATGAGGAAGGCAAAGATTTCAGATTTTACTTTGATTTCGAGCATTTGAGGGAGGCGGCATCTGTGTTGGACAAGGATCAGTTTTGGGCAGATTGGAGTAAGTGGCAACAAAAAGACGGGATGAATCTTCATCTCGTGGAGGATTTCAGGGTCACACCGACGAGTCTTTTGGAAGTGAAGGATTCTTTAATCATGAGAAAGTTTGGCTCTGTCGAGCCGGATAATTATTGGTATAGAGTCTGCGAAGGAGAGACAGAATCTGTTGTTCAAAGGCCATGGCATTTGTTGTGGAAATCAAGGCGGTTGATGGATATAGTGTCTGCAATAGCGTCAAAGCTAAACTGGGATTATGACTCGGTTCATGTTGTGAGAGGTGAAAAGGCAAGGAACAGGGAGCTTTGGCCAAATCTTGATGCACATACCTCCCCAGACGCACTTCTCTCGACTTTGCGGGACAAGGTTGACGAAGGAAGAAACCTCTACATTGCTACAAATGAACCCGATACATCTTTCTTTGATCCTCTGAAGGATAAGTATACAACTCATTTTCTCGACGAGTATAAGGAACTTTGGGATGAAACTAGTGAATGGTACTCTGAGACAACAAAACTCAATAGCGGCGTTCCGGTAGAATTTGATGGTTACATGAGAATATCCATTGATACAGAAGTGTTCTTGAGAGGTAAGAAGCAACTTGAAACTTTCAATGATTTGACCAGTGATTGCAAGGATGGTATCAATACATGTAATGTTGCCCAAAACTAA